In Dermacentor variabilis isolate Ectoservices chromosome 11, ASM5094787v1, whole genome shotgun sequence, one genomic interval encodes:
- the LOC142563936 gene encoding TNF receptor-associated factor 5-like isoform X2 — protein sequence MAMELVERDGGWYLGVKIKDNIIVPCGMRQCDAIGIRRCVNCNFVPEKLRKLDCRHELCEHCYETITSYTCQFDCTSTRKEKAHLVEKHSNPPMKMLWTQSENSDHMDVCNQIAATCNHCKREFNTFAELRDEHLAVCPLKPMRCPYYRLGCNFQATNKEMEKHTASCKRVTSFVDRFLDLEEKLLELRSENEGLRKMISESEDVIRKMQQTEQALVTRIQNLENQRSVFEEPLEQLLAEIAKIR from the exons ATGGCGATGGAGCTCGTTGAAAGAGACGGCGG GTGGTATCTGGGAGTTAAAATCAAGGACAATATTATCGTGCCATGTGGGATGCGTCAGTGCGACGCCATCGGTATACGACGTTGTGTGAATTGCAACTTTGTCCCTGAGAAGTTGCGGAAACTAGACTGCAGGCACGAGTTGTGCGAACATTGCTATGAAACCATCACGTCGTATACTTGTCAATTTGATTGCACTAGTACTCGTAAAGAAAAG GCGCACCTCGTGGAAAAGCACAGTAATCCTCCGATGAAAATGCTATGGACCCAAAGCGAGAATTCG GATCACATGGACGTATGTAACCAAATTGCAGCAACTTGTAACCATTGCAAGAGGGAGTTCAATACATTTGCCGAG TTGCGGGATGAGCACTTGGCGGTTTGCCCCTTGAAACCCATGAGGTGTCCTTACTATCGACTGGGATGTAATTTTCAG GCTACCAACAAGGAGATGGAAAAACATACTGCCTCTTGCAAACGCGTGACGTCCTTCGTCGACCGATTTCTGGATCTTGAAGAAAAGCTCTTG GAACTCAGATCGGAAAATGAGGGGCTCCGAAAGATGATTTCGGAGAGCGAGGATGTAATCCGG AAGATGCAGCAGACCGAGCAAGCCCTGGTGACAAGAATCCAAAACCTGGAAAACCAGCGCTCCGTTTTTGAAGAGCCGCTAGAGCAGCTTTTGGCCGAAATAGCGAAGATTCGATGA
- the LOC142563936 gene encoding uncharacterized protein LOC142563936 isoform X3: protein MAMELVERDGGWYLGVKIKDNIIVPCGMRQCDAIGIRRCVNCNFVPEKLRKLDCRHELCEHCYETITSYTCQFDCTSTRKEKVSEPRHNTDLDGAILTCPRCAEFKTYSSMKAHLVEKHSNPPMKMLWTQSENSDHMDVCNQIAATCNHCKREFNTFAEELRSENEGLRKMISESEDVIRKMQQTEQALVTRIQNLENQRSVFEEPLEQLLAEIAKIR from the exons ATGGCGATGGAGCTCGTTGAAAGAGACGGCGG GTGGTATCTGGGAGTTAAAATCAAGGACAATATTATCGTGCCATGTGGGATGCGTCAGTGCGACGCCATCGGTATACGACGTTGTGTGAATTGCAACTTTGTCCCTGAGAAGTTGCGGAAACTAGACTGCAGGCACGAGTTGTGCGAACATTGCTATGAAACCATCACGTCGTATACTTGTCAATTTGATTGCACTAGTACTCGTAAAGAAAAG GTTTCGGAACCACGTCACAACACAGATTTGGATGGCGCTATCCTTACGTGTCCCAGATGCGCCGAGTTCAAAACGTACTCCTCGATGAAG GCGCACCTCGTGGAAAAGCACAGTAATCCTCCGATGAAAATGCTATGGACCCAAAGCGAGAATTCG GATCACATGGACGTATGTAACCAAATTGCAGCAACTTGTAACCATTGCAAGAGGGAGTTCAATACATTTGCCGAG GAACTCAGATCGGAAAATGAGGGGCTCCGAAAGATGATTTCGGAGAGCGAGGATGTAATCCGG AAGATGCAGCAGACCGAGCAAGCCCTGGTGACAAGAATCCAAAACCTGGAAAACCAGCGCTCCGTTTTTGAAGAGCCGCTAGAGCAGCTTTTGGCCGAAATAGCGAAGATTCGATGA
- the LOC142563936 gene encoding uncharacterized protein LOC142563936 isoform X1 yields the protein MAMELVERDGGWYLGVKIKDNIIVPCGMRQCDAIGIRRCVNCNFVPEKLRKLDCRHELCEHCYETITSYTCQFDCTSTRKEKVSEPRHNTDLDGAILTCPRCAEFKTYSSMKAHLVEKHSNPPMKMLWTQSENSDHMDVCNQIAATCNHCKREFNTFAELRDEHLAVCPLKPMRCPYYRLGCNFQATNKEMEKHTASCKRVTSFVDRFLDLEEKLLELRSENEGLRKMISESEDVIRKMQQTEQALVTRIQNLENQRSVFEEPLEQLLAEIAKIR from the exons ATGGCGATGGAGCTCGTTGAAAGAGACGGCGG GTGGTATCTGGGAGTTAAAATCAAGGACAATATTATCGTGCCATGTGGGATGCGTCAGTGCGACGCCATCGGTATACGACGTTGTGTGAATTGCAACTTTGTCCCTGAGAAGTTGCGGAAACTAGACTGCAGGCACGAGTTGTGCGAACATTGCTATGAAACCATCACGTCGTATACTTGTCAATTTGATTGCACTAGTACTCGTAAAGAAAAG GTTTCGGAACCACGTCACAACACAGATTTGGATGGCGCTATCCTTACGTGTCCCAGATGCGCCGAGTTCAAAACGTACTCCTCGATGAAG GCGCACCTCGTGGAAAAGCACAGTAATCCTCCGATGAAAATGCTATGGACCCAAAGCGAGAATTCG GATCACATGGACGTATGTAACCAAATTGCAGCAACTTGTAACCATTGCAAGAGGGAGTTCAATACATTTGCCGAG TTGCGGGATGAGCACTTGGCGGTTTGCCCCTTGAAACCCATGAGGTGTCCTTACTATCGACTGGGATGTAATTTTCAG GCTACCAACAAGGAGATGGAAAAACATACTGCCTCTTGCAAACGCGTGACGTCCTTCGTCGACCGATTTCTGGATCTTGAAGAAAAGCTCTTG GAACTCAGATCGGAAAATGAGGGGCTCCGAAAGATGATTTCGGAGAGCGAGGATGTAATCCGG AAGATGCAGCAGACCGAGCAAGCCCTGGTGACAAGAATCCAAAACCTGGAAAACCAGCGCTCCGTTTTTGAAGAGCCGCTAGAGCAGCTTTTGGCCGAAATAGCGAAGATTCGATGA